CGGACCTCCGCGCAGAACGATGTTCCGGTGATGATCGGGCCCCGGCTGCTTGCTCATGCCTCCATCGAACCGCCCGCCGCCCCCGGCCGCGAGGCCGCTCGCCCACTCGGGCGACCCCTCGACGCGTCAGAGCACTGACTCCAGCAGGGCCAGATCCTCCGGCGTCAGCCGGATGCCGCCCGCCGCGACGTTCGCCTCCAGATGCGCCGCATCGCCGGTGCCCGGGATAGCCAGGACGTGCGGCCCCTGGGCGAGGGTCCAGGCCAGCCGGACCTGCTGCGGCGTCACGCCGTGGGCCTTCGCGATCGTCAGGACCGCCTCGTCCTCCTGCGCACCCGCGTCGTCCGACCCGGCCCGGGACGCCCGGGCCCCGGCGATCGCGAAGAAAGGCACGAACGCGATCCCCGCCTGCCCGCAGGCTCGCAGCAGCTCGGCGGCGTCGCGCTGCCCGAGGCCGAAGCGGTTCTGCACCGACGCCACCGGTGCGATGGCCCGCGCCTCGGCGAGCTGAGCTGGCGTCACCTCCGAGACCCCGAGCTGCCGGACCAGTCCGGCGTCCCGCAGCTCGGCCAAGGCGCCGAAGTGCTCGGCGATCGACTCCCACCGCATGTTGCGCAGGTACACCAGGTCGAGGTGATCCCGGCCGAGCTGACGCAGGTTCTCCTCGACGTCTTCCCGCAGCTGATCCGGCCGCGCCGCGTCGG
This genomic window from Actinospica robiniae DSM 44927 contains:
- a CDS encoding aldo/keto reductase, with the translated sequence MATSLNSSTDPTTPPDAADSGTWRFGDRTVNRLGFGAMRLTGTAAFHGGTPRDRANSIAVVRRAVELGVNHIDTAAFYFSALRSANEILNAALAPFGDEVLVATKVGPRRERDGGWADAARPDQLREDVEENLRQLGRDHLDLVYLRNMRWESIAEHFGALAELRDAGLVRQLGVSEVTPAQLAEARAIAPVASVQNRFGLGQRDAAELLRACGQAGIAFVPFFAIAGARASRAGSDDAGAQEDEAVLTIAKAHGVTPQQVRLAWTLAQGPHVLAIPGTGDAAHLEANVAAGGIRLTPEDLALLESVL